The following nucleotide sequence is from Pseudonocardia sp. C8.
GACAGCGTAGTCGTCGTGCGGAGGTCGACGCGATCCACCAGGACACCCGGCTCGAACTGGCCGGTCGCATCCGTGACGGCACCGTCCGGGGTGATCATCGCAGACACCCCGCTGGTGGTCACGACGACGACCGGCCGGTCGAGCTCCACCGCCCGCACCCGGGACATGGCCAGCTGCTGGTAGGTCATCTCGCTGAGGCCGAACGTGGCGTTGTTGCTGGGGACGGCGAGCAGCTGGGCGCCGGCATCGACCGCGTCGCCGAACGCGTCGTCGAAGGCGATCTCCCAGCAGATCGCGACGGCGGTCGGGATCCCGGCGATCGTGAGGAGGCCGTCGCCGTCGCCGGGCACGAAGAACCCGGCCCGGTCCACGTAGGACGAGAACAGCCGGAAGAACGACCGCCACGGCATGTACTCGCCGAACGGCTGGATGCGGCGCTTGTCCTGCCGGTCGACGACGCCGGTGCCGGCCTCCCACACCAGCGCGGCGTTGCTGGTGGTCCGGCCCGGGTTGACCAGCACCGCACCCACCATGATCGGCGCCCGGACCGCGCGGGCCGCCGCGTCGATGCGCGCGGCGGCGTCCGGGTTGCGCAGCGGGTCGATGTCGGAGGAGTTCTCCGGCCACACGACGACGTCCGGCTGGGGCCGGCGGCCGGCCGCGACGTCGGCGGCGAGGATCTCGGTCTGCCGGGCGTGGTTGTCGAGGACGGCGCGGCGCTGGGCGTTGAAGTCCAGGCCCAGCCGCGGGACGTTGCCCTGGATCGCGGCGACGGTGACCGTGCGCGCCGGGGCCCCGGGGGTGGCCGGGACGAGCGCCGCGAGCGGCCCGGCGGCGGCGACGAGCACGAGCAGCACGGCGGGGACCGCGATCGCCGCGTGGCCACCGCCGGCTGTTGTCGCGGGGCCGGCGGGCGGGGACCCCGCGACGTCCTCCCGCGCCTCGGATCCCACCCCGTGCGCTCGCGCCGCGGCGTGCCCGTCCCCGGCGGCCGGGCCCCGCCGCACGAGCACCCGGCGGAGCAGCTCGGCGAGCGCGAGACCGGATAGGACCGTGCCGAAGCTCAGCAGCGGCACCCCGCCGAGCGCGGCGACCGGCAGCAGCGGCGACTCGGGCTGGCCGAACCCGACCCGGCCCCACGGGAAGCCGCCGAACGGGACGCTGCCCCGCAGCAGCTCCCCGCCCACCCACACCGCGGCCGCCCAGACCGGCCAGAGCGCGGCGAGCCGCCCGGGCACCCGCGACACCAGCGCCATCACCGCACCGGTCAGCCCCAGGAACAGCGCCTCGAACGCCGACAGCACCACCCACGGCAGCGAGCCGACGAACGAGCCCGTCCACACCAGCAGCGGCAGCAGGAACCCGAGCCCGAACGTGAACCCGGCGAGGAACCCGCGGCGCGGGCGGGCGTCGCGTAGCACGAGGCCGAGCAGCGTGAACGCCGGCAGGGCCAGCCACCACAGCCCGTCCCGGGGCGGGAACGACAGGTAGAGCAGCACGCCGCCGAGCAGGGCGACGACGGCGGCGAGGCCGGCGTCGCGCCGGCGGCGCGCGGCGCTCGGGCCGGGGGTGCCGGTCGCCGCGCCGGCGGTGGGGGGAACGCGCAGGGACGCCACCCGATCAGCGTACGACCGGCCCCGTGAGGACCCGGTGACCGCGTCGGCCACCGGGTGGGGTCAGCGGGCGCCGGCGAGCAGGTGGGCGTTGCCCAGGGCGTCGAGGACGCCGGGGGCCGTCGCGGCGCCGTCGCGCTCGCCGCGCAGGAACCACTCGTAGCCGTAGGCGTCGGCGAAGGTCGCGGCCGGGACGGCGGCCGGGTCGATCTGGCTGGCGTGCGCGAGCATCGCGTCCCGCTTGACGGCCAGGTCCGCGTCGGTGCCGCCCACGGCGACCGCGATCTCGGCGGTGACCCGGCCGAACGGCACGCCGGCGGCCCGGGCGGCGCCGTGGACCAGGTGCCGGTCGCGGGCGGACAGGGCGAGGTGCTCGCGGTCGACGGTCATCCGGTAGCCGGTGGCGCCGGTCAGGGTGACGGCGATCGCCCCGGCGGCGTGCGCGGCGCGGTGGTCGGGGTGGCCGTAGATTCCGGCGTCGTCGTCGTGGATGACGGTGCCGGCGCCCTCGGCGTCGACCAGCTCGGCGACGGTCCGGCCGAGGACGACCGGGTCGGCGCCGGCCAGCGCCCGCGGGTGCGCGGTCCCGGGACCGCCGGGCAGCCCCGAGTCGCGGTGTCCGAGCAGGACGAGCCGGTCCACGCCGAGCAGGGCGGCGGCGTCCTCGAGCTCGCGGCGGCGGCGCGCGGGAACGTCCTCGCCCGGGGCCAGCGGCAGCCGGGACCCGCCGAGGTCGCCGCCGGTGGCCATGACCAGGACGACGCGGGCGCCCGCGTCGGCGAGCCGGCGCAGGGTCAGGCCGGTGAAGATCGCCTCGTCGTCGGGGTGGGCGTGCAGGGCGAGGACGGTCTCGCCGGTCAGATCAGGGGTGTGCACCTGGGTGATCGCTTCGCGTGCGGGGCCGGGCGGCCGGTTCGGACGGGACCGGGAACGGGTCGGTGCCCTCGAGAGAACGCGGAAGCGTGAGACGTCAGCCGCGCGGGCACGGACCCGGACGACAGCAACACGCGGCGGCGCGCCGGTGGGCGCGCGCTGCGGCGGTCGTCGGGGCGATCACGCGGCCATCATGGCAGGACCGCCGCCGCGGGACCACACCGGGTCCCTGCGACGACGGTCACAGATCAGCTCAGTAGTCGGCCTTCGGCATGATGATCCACAGCACGATGTAGAGCACGAACTGCGGGCCCGGCAGCAGGCAGGACAGCAGGAACAGCAGCCGGACGGTGGTGCGGCTCATGCCGGTCCGGTCGGCCAGGCCGGCACAGACCCCGGCGATCACCGTCCCGTTGCGCGGCCGGACGAGACTGCGGGACTGCGGCATGTTCACCGGAAGCTCCTTCGAGGTGGACGACGGGTACGCCGTCCACCCTGGCAGGACCGGGCCGGGTCGCGCTCGGGGACATCCCGGACCCGGCCCCGGAGGCGTCCCTCAGAGGACGACGAGATCGCGGGGGTTGGTGTTGAGCCGTTCGGCGCCGTCCGCGGTGACGACGACGATGTCCTCGATCCGCGCGCCCCACTTCCCGTCCTGGTAGATGCCCGGTTCGACGGAGAACGCCATGCCCTCGTCGAGGACGAGGTCGTTGCCGTCGACGATGTAGGGCTCCTCGTGCACGTCGAGCCCGATGCCGTGGCCGGTGCGGTGGATGAAGTGCGCGCCGTGCCCGGCGGCGGCGATGTGCTCGCGGGCGGCCCGGTCCACCTCGGCCGCGGTCACGCCCGGCTTCACGGCGGCGACGGCGCGTTCCTGGGCCTCCTGCAGCACCGCGTAGGTCTCCTCGACCTCGGTGCCCGGCCGGGCGCCGACCGCGTAGGTGCGGGTGCAGTCGGAGTGGTAGCCGCCCGGCAGCGGGCCTCCGATGTCGATCACGACG
It contains:
- the lnt gene encoding apolipoprotein N-acyltransferase, with the translated sequence MASLRVPPTAGAATGTPGPSAARRRRDAGLAAVVALLGGVLLYLSFPPRDGLWWLALPAFTLLGLVLRDARPRRGFLAGFTFGLGFLLPLLVWTGSFVGSLPWVVLSAFEALFLGLTGAVMALVSRVPGRLAALWPVWAAAVWVGGELLRGSVPFGGFPWGRVGFGQPESPLLPVAALGGVPLLSFGTVLSGLALAELLRRVLVRRGPAAGDGHAAARAHGVGSEAREDVAGSPPAGPATTAGGGHAAIAVPAVLLVLVAAAGPLAALVPATPGAPARTVTVAAIQGNVPRLGLDFNAQRRAVLDNHARQTEILAADVAAGRRPQPDVVVWPENSSDIDPLRNPDAAARIDAAARAVRAPIMVGAVLVNPGRTTSNAALVWEAGTGVVDRQDKRRIQPFGEYMPWRSFFRLFSSYVDRAGFFVPGDGDGLLTIAGIPTAVAICWEIAFDDAFGDAVDAGAQLLAVPSNNATFGLSEMTYQQLAMSRVRAVELDRPVVVVTTSGVSAMITPDGAVTDATGQFEPGVLVDRVDLRTTTTLSARLRSGPEWMLTVTGLLAAGLALGASRGRHGDTARRSGAVGSSGREARAGKDGNG
- a CDS encoding PIG-L deacetylase family protein codes for the protein MHTPDLTGETVLALHAHPDDEAIFTGLTLRRLADAGARVVLVMATGGDLGGSRLPLAPGEDVPARRRRELEDAAALLGVDRLVLLGHRDSGLPGGPGTAHPRALAGADPVVLGRTVAELVDAEGAGTVIHDDDAGIYGHPDHRAAHAAGAIAVTLTGATGYRMTVDREHLALSARDRHLVHGAARAAGVPFGRVTAEIAVAVGGTDADLAVKRDAMLAHASQIDPAAVPAATFADAYGYEWFLRGERDGAATAPGVLDALGNAHLLAGAR
- a CDS encoding PspC domain-containing protein, producing MPQSRSLVRPRNGTVIAGVCAGLADRTGMSRTTVRLLFLLSCLLPGPQFVLYIVLWIIMPKADY